One Eriocheir sinensis breed Jianghai 21 chromosome 32, ASM2467909v1, whole genome shotgun sequence genomic region harbors:
- the LOC127006300 gene encoding WD repeat-containing protein 11-like, which translates to MSTEEESMMAGGKGEPRHSSPLPSLPATLQRVLPRTIPGPVSPQNKGALDWGWQGFLAYGAQTTVVVVDPVTLQCAQTLSKHRTHVVKVRWRKTRHYHQLSAPYSLVLASADTGGTILVWEVVRGEVVATLQDGTKGVLELEWLGGVDGSEHLLAALHPPYSLVLWDTRHSTRVWRKSYTETLTTFHFDPFHSNKMAFLCGGCVLFVEDFSLAKCPSSNGRKFYVSAPRTSPGRGMAGQSTPAPPTSAASTPSGPAPSAPVDERASSKIRRKMRELVVGESKPSRGDESGGQLVECLQLAYHRTVRDQLLLLYPREILVLDLTINQTVGIVAVDRAVSPFCQVLSCWRRDVLLCLHESGSVSAHFRRRLLPLLPSSPDESSGGSTDQQYFEVMYDRKCHSEPLRLNRLSRPIGLTLDPVTERQMALVLGDGRVVFKQLQISPTPGRQAVGTPLFTPGHPTPPPAPQHPHQHPPSGLTISDDHFGGAFTPGGLGGGVPGVTSAPTPPPKLTLGDLVKPAWALTENVKDPTTTTSASAAPSHKVSLRIIMTGLMPSVSPPPLVVRMCPPLTTRNMHSYLPRMAAGTQSGAVQIFNMATGMLEREFALHTYPVRGVEWASLSSILSFGHQPLTNGQGLVRNELVYTDTLTGRSTPLRTNKAEESSIDMVRVSYLKQYFLVVLRDDPLELWDARRLLPLRTMPRRFPRVSALEWSPTSHVKAPRVDVWTGQDGASGVKGDVMTDSTLSLVDVGSPTTTTAPSTTPGTTTTTPSIAKETFVFTDSEGQLYHFSVEGNVIKDGSKVPPDSQMSTITSIAWKSHEIVLSDADGNLTVWDLKTRISRHIATHRGWVRKVRFAPGRDNMKLLVLFADGVDVWDVRDVVLVSQLKTPRDMVKIVDADWAASDRPVLATVDGCLRVLDMPLKTSSSPLHHYCTKEPIVSPYLLGGEASLNLRTLLTHQPWRTPYTLSFSTEDGFTPEELTSIEIWLSRIPQEVRAYLEGCDSTAQRALVTSQLFGDQGELDFWTVAAHYLTHPPLPLVKDEGSSSSSSVGSAELLTLGETSSNASDDPSSAGPPAASAIPFAAASTSSAPQAPPHPLETTYHHLCDAATYKHHELERLAIHESKGLEGDQRAALGRSLAMVGERDRAVRLLLDADASHTHFYTDCLRACLLSATHHSPQAQSTIKLVATNLIAAGNIWEGVELLCLIGKAGDACRYLQSYGQWLASVWLAKCALPVAETVDILRRWAHHLVTTGNKDQGVCVLLSVGSIAAAIEQLVTQHYHQRAALLLSAATQHHALPPLTNPPQQHQSASSSAATTTTTSAASSFQPVTTTTSTSPTLSSSSSSSSSSSSGSLGSLVENIHRKYVLHLYSLGNQPAVTHFCRLLGEKGHTLLQELDALQ; encoded by the exons ATGTCAACAGAGGAAGAGTCAATGATGGCTGGTGGCAAGGGGGAGCCGCGGCACTCCTCGCCCCTGCCGAGCCTGCCCGCCACCCTGCAGCGCGTCCTACCCAGAACTATCCCCGGACCCGTCAGCCCACAGAACAAGGGCGCCCTGGACTG GGGCTGGCAGGGCTTCTTGGCATATGGGGCACAgacaacggtggtggtggtggaccctGTCACCCTGCAGTGCGCCCAGACCCTGTCCAAGCATCGCACCCATGTCGTCAAG GTCCGATGGCGCAAGACTCGTCACTACCACCAGCTCAGTGCGCCCTACAGCCTGGTCCTGGCCTCGGCGGACACTGGAGGGACCATCCTAGTGTGGGAGGTGGTGCgtggggaggtggtggcgacGCTGCAGGATGGGACCAAGGGTGTGTTGG AGCTGGAGTGGCTGGGGGGCGTGGACGGCAGCGAGCACCTCCTGGCGGCCCTGCACCCCCCTTACTCGCTGGTGCTGTGGGATACGCGACACAGCACTCGGGTGTGGCGGAAGAGTTACACGGAAACCCTCACCACATTCCACTTCGACCCATTCCACAGCAACAAGATGGCAT tcctctgCGGGGGCTGCGTTCTGTTCGTAGAGGATTTCAGCCTAGCCAAATGCCCCTCGTCAAATGGCAGGAAGTTCTATGTCTCCGCCCCGCGCACCAGTCCGGGGCGGGGCATGGCGGGGCAGAGCACGCCCGCCCCGCCCACCTCCGCCGCCTCCACCCCCTCCGGCCCCGCCCCGTCAGCCCCGGTTGACGAGAGAGCGAGTTCGAAGattaggaggaaaatgagagagttgGTCGTCGGGGAGAGCAagccaag CCGCGGGGATGAGTCTGGCGGTCAGCTGGTCGAGTGTCTTCAGCTGGCATACCACCGTACCGTTCGGGACCAGCTGCTGCTCCTGTACCCCCGGGAGATCCTGGTGCTGGACCTGACCATCAACCAGACTGTGGGCATCGTGGCTGTGGACCGGGCTGTGTCACCCTTCtgccag GTGTTGTCGTGCTGGAGGCGGGATGTTCTGCTCTGTTTACACGAGTCCGGCTCCGTCTCCGCCCACTTCAGACGTCGCCTCCTGCCGCTGCTGCCCTCCTCCcccgacg AGAGCTCCGGAGGGTCAACGGATCAGCAGTACTTTGAGGTTATGTACGATCGCAAGTGTCACTCGGAACCTCTGCGGCTGAACAGACTGAGCAGACCTATTGGCTTGACGCTCGACCCAGTGACAGAGAGGCAGATgg ccCTAGTACTGGGGGACGGCCGCGTGGTCTTCAAGCAGTTGCAGATCTCCCCCACCCCCGGCAGGCAGGCAGTCGGCACCCCACTCTTCACCCCAGGGCACCCCACCCCCCCGCCTGCCCCCCAGCACCCCCACCAGCACCCCCCCTCCGGCCTGACGATCTCGGATGACCACTTCGGGGGAGCGTTCACCCCTGGGGGACTGGGCGGTGGGGTGCCTGGGGTGACCtctgcccccacccccccccctaaGCTCACCCTGGGGGATTTGGTGAAGCCGGCCTGGGCGCTGACGGAGAATgtgaag gaccccaccaccaccacctccgccagtgCTGCCCCAAGCCACAAGGTCAGTCTGCGCATCATCATGACCGGCCTAATGCCCTCCGTGTCACCTCCCCCCCTGGTGGTGCGCATGTGCCCGCCTCTCACCACCCGCAACATGCACTCCTACCTCCCCCGCATGGCCGCCGGCACGCAGTCCGGGGCCGTCCAGATCTTCAACATGGCCACGGGGATGCTCGAGAGGGAGTTCGCGTTACACACCTACCCTGTaag GGGCGTTGAGTGGGCCAGCCTGTCTTCCATCCTGTCGTTCGGCCATCAGCCACTCACCAACGGACAGGGGCTGGTGCGGAACGAGCTGGTCTACACGGACACGCTCACTGGCCGCTCCACTCCGCTCCGTACCAACAAGGCGGAGGAGTCGAGCATTGATATGGTGCGAGTGTCGTACCTCAA acaATACTTCCTGGTGGTGCTGCGCGATGACCCCCTGGAGCTGTGGGATGCGCGGCGCCTCCTCCCGCTGCGCACCATGCCCCGACGCTTCCCCCGGGTCTCCGCCCTTGAATGGTCCCCCACCTCCCACGTCAAGGCCCCGCGGGTGGACGTTTGGACAGGGCAGGATGGGGCGTcgggggtgaagggggatgtGATGACGGACTCAACGCTGTCCCTGGTGGATGTGG gctcccccactaccaccaccgccccctccaccaccccaggcaccaccaccaccacccccagcatCGCCAAAGAGACCTTTGTGTTCACCGACTCTGAGGGACAACTCTACCACTTCTCGGTTGAGGGGAACGTGATCAAGGATGGTAGCAAGGTCCCTCCAGAC tcCCAAATGAGCACCATCACGTCCATCGCCTGGAAGAGCCACGAGATTGTCCTCAGCGACGCCGATGGCAACCTCACCGTCTGGGACCTCAAGACGCGCATCTCCCGCCACATCGCCACGCACCGGGGATGGGTTCGAAAGGTGCGCTTTGCCCCCGGACGCGACAACATGAAGCTACTGGTGCTCTTCGCCGATGGGGTGGACGTGTGGGATGTGCGAGAT GTGGTGTTGGTCAGCCAGCTCAAGACACCCAGGGACATGGTCAAGATTGTGGACGCTGATTGGGCCGCCTCGGACCGCCCCGTGCTGGCTACCGTGGACGGCTGCCTCAGGGTTTTGGACATGCCCCTCAAGACGTCAAGCTCGCCCCTACACCACTACTGCacgaagg AGCCCATCGTGTCACCCTACCTGCTGGGGGGGGAGGCGTCGCTCAACCTGCGCACCCTTCTGACACACCAGCCCTGGCGCACACCCTACACCCTGAGCTTCTCCACCGAGGACGGATTCACCCCGGAAGAGCTGACGA GCATCGAGATCTGGCTGTCGCGCATCCCCCAGGAGGTGCGGGCATACCTGGAAGGGTGTGACTCGACGGCCCAGCGCGCCCTTGTCACATCCCAGCTCTTCGGTGATCAGGGGGAGCTGGACTTCTGGACCGTGGCTGCGCACTACCTCACGCATCCCCCCCTGCCACTGGTGAAG gacgagggtagcagcagcagcagcagtgtcgGGAGTGCGGAGTTGCTGACCCTCGGAGAGACCTCGTCCAACGCCAGCGATGACCCCTCCTCCGCCGGCCCCCCCGCAGCCTCCGCCATTCCCTTCGcagccgcctccacctcctccgccccccAGGCCCCCCCGCACCCCCTGGAGACCACCTACCACCATTTGTGCGATGCTGCTActtataag caCCATGAGCTCGAACGCTTGGCCATTCACGAGAGCAAGGGGTTGGAGGGAGACCAGCGCGCGGCCCTTGGGAGGAGTCTGGCCATGGTGGGGGAGCGCGACAGGGCGGTGCGGCTCCTCCTGGACGCCGACGCATCCCACACGCACTTCTACACGGACTGCCTTCGCGCCTGCCTCCTCTCGGCGACGCACCACTCTCCACAGGCGCAGTCCACCATCAAGCTGGTCGCCACTAACCTTATCGCGGCTGGGAACATATgggaag GCGTGGAGCTGCTGTGTCTGATCGGCAAGGCGGGGGATGCATGCAGATACCTCCAGTCGTATGGTCAGTGGCTGGCGTCCGTGTGGCTGGCAAAGTGCGCCCTGCCCGTAGCTGAGACTGTGGATATCCTCCGACGCTGGGCGCACCATCTCGTCACCACTGGCAATAAG gaccAGGGCGTGTGCGTACTCCTCTCCGTCGGAAGCATCGCAGCCGCCATCGAACAGCTCGTCACCCAACACTACCACCAGAGGGCCGCCCTTCTCCTCTCAGCCGCCACCCAGCACCACGCCCTGCCGCCACTCACCAACCCCCCTCAACAACACCAGTCAGCGTCATCatcagccgccaccaccaccaccacctccgccgcctcctccttccagcccgtcaccaccaccacctcgacgtCGCCCACGCTCTCGTCGTCTTCGtcatcatcctcgtcctcgtcgtcagGTTCGCTCGGCTCGCTGGTTGAGAATATTCATCG